The nucleotide window GATCGGCGCCCTGACCGGCAACTCCAACGCGGGTCAGCGGCTCGGCGCCCTGCAGCCGCACCTGCTGCCGCTGGCCGACCGGGTGCTCCAGGAGACTACCGCCGAGGTCCTCGCCGGGCATGACGTCGTGTTCCTCGCGCTGCCGCACGGGCAGTCCGCCGCCGTCGCCGAGCAGCTCGGCCCGGACGTGCTCGTCGTCGACATGGGCGCCGACTTCCGCCTCGAGAACCAGGCGGACTGGGAGCGCTTCTACGGCTCGCCGCACGCCGGGACCTGGCCCTACGGCCTCCCCGAACTACCGGGTGCCCGCGCCGCGCTGGAGGGGTCCAAGCGCATCGCGGTACCCGGTTGCTACCCCACGGCCGTCTCTCTGGCCCTCTTCCCGGCGTACGCGGCGGGGATCGCCGAGAACGAGGCCGTGATCGTCGCCGCCTCCGGCACCTCCGGCGCGGGCAAGGCGCCCAAGGCACACCTGCTGGGCTCCGAGGTCATGGGATCCATGACCCCCTACGGCGTCGGCGGCGGCCACCGGCACACCCCCGAGATCACGCAGAACCTCGGCGGGGTCGCGGGCGAGCCGGTCTCCGTCTCCTTCACGCCCACCCTCGCGCCGATGCCCCGCGGCATCCTCGCCACCTGCAGCGCCAAGGCTCGTGACGGGGTGACCGCCGAGTCCGTGCGCGCCGCCTACGAGAAGGCCTTCGCCGACGAGCCCTTCGTCCATCTGCTCCCCGAGGGACAGTGGCCCGCCACGGCGTCCGTCTACGGTTCCAACGCCGTTCAGGTGCAGGTCGCGTACGACGAGGCGGCGGGCCGGATCATCGCGATCAGCGCCATCGACAACCTCACCAAGGGCACCGCGGGCGGCGCCCTGCAGAGCATGAACATCGCCCTCGGTCTCGACGAGACCACCGGCTTGACGACGATCGGAGTTGCGCCGTGAGCGTGACGGCAGCAAAGGGATTCACGGCGGCGGGCATCGCCGCCGGGATCAAGGAGAGCGGCAACCCGGACCTGGCCCTCGTGGTCAACAACGGGCCCCGCGTCGCCGCTGCGGGCGTCTTCACCTCCAACCGTGTGAAGGCCGCGCCGGTGCTGTGGTCCGAGCAGGTGCTGAAGGGCGGCCGGGTGTCGGCCGTCGTCCTCAACTCCGGTGGCGCCAACGCCTGTACGGGACCCAAGGGCTTCCAGGACACGCACGCCACCGCCGAGAAGGTCGCGGACACCCTCGGTCTCAACGCCGCCGAGGTCGCCGTCGCGTCCACGGGCCTGATCGGCGTACTGCTGCCGATGGACAAGCTGCTCCCGGGCGTCGACACGGCCGCCGCGCAGCTGTCCGAGCACGGCGGTGAGAAGGCCGCCATCGCCATCAAGACCACCGACACCGTGCACAAGACGTCCGTGGTGCAGGGCGACGGCTGGACCGTCGGCGGTATGGCCAAGGGCGCGGGCATGCTCGCCCCGGGCCTCGCCACCATGCTCGTCGTCCTCACCACCGACGCCGACGTCGACGGCGAGACCCTGGACAAGGCCCTGCGCGCCGCGACCAGGGTCACCTTCGACCGCGTCGACTCCGACGGCTGCATGTCCACCAACGACACCGTGCTGCTGCTGGCCTCCGGCGCCGCCGAAGTCACCCCGGAGTACGAGGCGTTCGCCGAGGCCGTCCGCAAGGTCTGCGACGACCTCGGTCAGCAGCTCGTCCGGGACGCCGAGGGCGCCGCCAAGGACATCAGGATCGAGGTCGTGAACGCGGCGACCGAGGACGACGCCGTCGAGGTGGGCCGCTCCATCGCCCGCAACAACCTCCTCAAGTGCGCCATCCACGGCGAGGACCCCAACTGGGGCCGCGTGCTCTCCGCGATCGGCACCACGTCCGCCGCCTTCGAGCCCGACCGGCTCAACGTCGCCATCAACGGCGTCTGGGTCTGCAAGAACGGCGGCGTCGGCGAGGACCGCGACAAGGTCGACATGCGCTACCGCGAGGTGCACATCGTCGCCGACCTCGCCGCGGGCGCCGAGACCGCCACGATCTGGACCAACGACCTCACCGCCGACTACGTCCACGAGAACAGCGCCTACTCGTCATGAGCGACACACCCACGCGGAAGCACACCGCGCTCCCCAAGGCCAAGATCCTCATCGAAGCGCTGCCCTGGCTCACCCGCCACCACGGCAAGACGGTCGTCATCAAGTTCGGCGGCAACGCCATGGTCGACGAGGCCCTCAAGGCCGCCTTCGCCCAGGACGTCGTCTTCCTGCGCCACGCCGGCCTCAACGTCGTCGTCGTGCACGGCGGCGGCCCGCAGATCAGTGCCGCCCTCGACAAGCACGGCATCGTCAGCGAGTTCAAGGCGGGCCTGCGGGTCACCACCGAGGACGCCATGGACGTCGTACGCATGGTGCTCGCCGGACAGGTGCAGCGCGAACTGGTGGGGCTGCTCAACCAGCACGGACCGCTCGCCGTCGGCATCACCGGCGAGGACGCGCACACCATCACCGCCACCAAGCACCAGCCCGAGATCGACGGCGAACTGGTCGACATCGGCCGGGTGGGCGAGATCACCGCGATCGACACGGGCGCGATCGAGGCACTCCTCGCCGACGGCCGTGTCCCGGTCGTCTCGTCGATCGCCCGTAGCCAGGACGACGGACATGTCTACAACGTCAATGCTGATACGGCGGCTGCGGCACTCGCTGCTGCTCTGGACGCCGAAACCCTCATGGTCCTCACGGACGTCGAGGGCCTCTACGAGGACTGGCCCAACAGCGACGAGGTGATCAGCCGCCTCACCGCTTCCCAGCTGGAGAAGCTGCTGCCGGAGCTGTCCTCCGGCATGGTGCCGAAAATGGAGGGCTGCCTGCACGCCGTACGCAACGGCGTCCATACCGCCCGCGTCATCGATGGCCGGGTCCAGCACTCGATCCTGCTGGAGATCTTCACCGATGAGGGCATCGGCACGATGGTCGTGCCGGATGCGGAGCAAGAGGGGGATGCCGGATGACCGAGACCGCGAAGAACGCAGAGCTCACCGAGCGGTGGCAGGGCTCGCTCATGAACAACTACGGCACCCCGAAGCTGCCCCTCGTCCGCGGTGCGGGCAGCACGCTCTGGGACGCCGACGGCAAGGAGTACGTCGACTTCGTCGGCGGCATCGCGGTCAACGCCCTCGGCCACGCCCACCCCGCCGTCGTCGAGGCCGTCAGCACACAGATCGCCTCCCTCGGCCATGTCTCCAACCTCTTCATCGCCGAGCCCCCCGTCGCCCTCGCCGAACGGCTGCTCCAGCACTTCGGCCGGGACGGCAAGGTCTACTTCTGCAACTCCGGCGCCGAGGCCAACGAGGGCGCCTTCAAGATCGGCCGGCTCACCGGGCGCACCCACATGGTCGCCACCCAGGGCGGCTTCCACGGCCGCACGATGGGCGCCCTCGCGCTCACCGGCCAGCCCGGCAAGCAGGGTCCGTTCCTGCCGCTGCCGGGTGACGTGACGCACGTCCCGTACGGCGACGCGCAGGCCCTCGCCGCCGCGGTCACCGAGGAGACGGCCCTCGTCGTCATCGAACCCATCCAGGGCGAGAACGGCGTCGTCGTCCCGCCGGCGGGCTATCTGAAGGCCGCGCGGGCCATCACCGCCGCCACCGGCTCGCTGCTGGTCCTCGACGAGGTGCAGACGGGGATCGGCCGGACCGGACACTGGTTCGAGTACCAGGCCCACGAGGGTGTCCTGCCGGACGTCGTCACCCTCGCCAAGGGCCTCGGCGGCGGACTGCCGCTCGGCGCGACCGTCGCCTTCGGCCGGGCCGCCGAACTGCTCCAGCCCGGCCACCACGGCACGACCTTCGGCGGCAACCCGGTCGCCTGCGCCGCCGGACTCGCCGTTCTGGAGAC belongs to Streptomyces graminofaciens and includes:
- the argC gene encoding N-acetyl-gamma-glutamyl-phosphate reductase encodes the protein MAVRAAVAGASGYAGGEVLRLLLAHSEVEIGALTGNSNAGQRLGALQPHLLPLADRVLQETTAEVLAGHDVVFLALPHGQSAAVAEQLGPDVLVVDMGADFRLENQADWERFYGSPHAGTWPYGLPELPGARAALEGSKRIAVPGCYPTAVSLALFPAYAAGIAENEAVIVAASGTSGAGKAPKAHLLGSEVMGSMTPYGVGGGHRHTPEITQNLGGVAGEPVSVSFTPTLAPMPRGILATCSAKARDGVTAESVRAAYEKAFADEPFVHLLPEGQWPATASVYGSNAVQVQVAYDEAAGRIIAISAIDNLTKGTAGGALQSMNIALGLDETTGLTTIGVAP
- a CDS encoding acetylornithine transaminase produces the protein MTETAKNAELTERWQGSLMNNYGTPKLPLVRGAGSTLWDADGKEYVDFVGGIAVNALGHAHPAVVEAVSTQIASLGHVSNLFIAEPPVALAERLLQHFGRDGKVYFCNSGAEANEGAFKIGRLTGRTHMVATQGGFHGRTMGALALTGQPGKQGPFLPLPGDVTHVPYGDAQALAAAVTEETALVVIEPIQGENGVVVPPAGYLKAARAITAATGSLLVLDEVQTGIGRTGHWFEYQAHEGVLPDVVTLAKGLGGGLPLGATVAFGRAAELLQPGHHGTTFGGNPVACAAGLAVLETIQAEGLLDNVKRQSEKLRDGIESLAHPMIDYVRGAGLLLGIVLTEPLAPLAQQAAQDAGFLVNAPAPDVVRLMPALNIGDAAVDAFLQAFPGILDAARAAHAASEGGRSGE
- the argB gene encoding acetylglutamate kinase, which encodes MSDTPTRKHTALPKAKILIEALPWLTRHHGKTVVIKFGGNAMVDEALKAAFAQDVVFLRHAGLNVVVVHGGGPQISAALDKHGIVSEFKAGLRVTTEDAMDVVRMVLAGQVQRELVGLLNQHGPLAVGITGEDAHTITATKHQPEIDGELVDIGRVGEITAIDTGAIEALLADGRVPVVSSIARSQDDGHVYNVNADTAAAALAAALDAETLMVLTDVEGLYEDWPNSDEVISRLTASQLEKLLPELSSGMVPKMEGCLHAVRNGVHTARVIDGRVQHSILLEIFTDEGIGTMVVPDAEQEGDAG
- the argJ gene encoding bifunctional glutamate N-acetyltransferase/amino-acid acetyltransferase ArgJ produces the protein MSVTAAKGFTAAGIAAGIKESGNPDLALVVNNGPRVAAAGVFTSNRVKAAPVLWSEQVLKGGRVSAVVLNSGGANACTGPKGFQDTHATAEKVADTLGLNAAEVAVASTGLIGVLLPMDKLLPGVDTAAAQLSEHGGEKAAIAIKTTDTVHKTSVVQGDGWTVGGMAKGAGMLAPGLATMLVVLTTDADVDGETLDKALRAATRVTFDRVDSDGCMSTNDTVLLLASGAAEVTPEYEAFAEAVRKVCDDLGQQLVRDAEGAAKDIRIEVVNAATEDDAVEVGRSIARNNLLKCAIHGEDPNWGRVLSAIGTTSAAFEPDRLNVAINGVWVCKNGGVGEDRDKVDMRYREVHIVADLAAGAETATIWTNDLTADYVHENSAYSS